AGCGCCGAGTCGCGCCCTGCACCTCCCTCCAGCCCCAACCGTCCCGGACGGATTGCCAGACTGACAAGAAGCCGCACGCGGTCATCGCCAAATCGCGCCTCATCGACCACGCCATTAAGCGCGCTCACCTGACCGATGCGCAACCCGTTCCACTCAACGGGGGCGTCCACGCTAAGACCTGCGATATTGTCCTCGAACACTGCCGCAAGCGTGAGGATTTCGTTGTCGTCCCCGCGAAACAGGCTGGCACGTGCCGCGGATTCTTCGGAGTAGACGGTGTAGTTGTCTCCGGCCCGCGCCGATGTGCCACCTGAAATCATCGTCTCGAAGGTGACGCCGCCGGACACAAGTGCGGCAACGGATGAGAAATCGAGTTGTGCGCCGCCGGGTCCGAGCGAAAAGGAAAAGCCGGAGGTGTCCCAAAAGCGCGTCGCGCTGTTGATCAGACGATCATGCGGGGCAAAGATCAGCGCCTCTGCCTCGGCGGAGCTGCCATCAGCAGTGATGCGCGGTCGCCCGATGCGCCCCACCTCGATCCCGCGATAGATCACCGGAGCGCCTTCGACCAGCGAGGCGCGCCCCTGCGCCCGCAGCATGAGGCGCAGGCCATCCTGCCCCACCCGTTCCAAGGGGGCATCGGGCAGGCCTGCTATCTGCGTGACGGCCGCACCGGGGCTATTGTCCCACAAACCTTCGATGTAGACGCCCGAGAGCACGGTCCCAAGGCCAGTGACGCCCCGCGCCGTAACTTGGGGACGGACCACCCAGAATTGGGCGTCGCGGTCGATATAGGGTGCCACCTCTTGATCCACGCGGACCTTGACCAGCACGAGGTCGAGACCCGGGGCAAAACTTACGTCCTCGACCATGCCGACGGTCACATCGCGGTAGCGAAGCTCGGTCGCCCCCGCCCGAACACCCGACGCATTTTCAAAGGCGATTTCGATCAGCGGCCCGCGCTCGGAATAGGCCTGCCACGCCACGACCAGCACGACCAAAAGCGCCGCCAGCGGCACCAGCCAGATCACTGAAATCCGGTCGATCAGGCTCCGTCCGGCAGGAAGAACAGTGGGCTCTGGCGGAGGCGTGCTGTCTTGGGTCACGTTTGGCTATCCTCTTGGTCTTCGGGTCGGCGGGTGCCGTCCCAGATCATCCGGCTATCAAAACTTTGCGCGGAGAGCATGGTGAAAACCACCGAAAGGGCGAAAAACAGGCTGGCGCGGCCCGGTGTGATCGTGGCCAAGGCCTGCAATTGCACCAGGGATGACAGGATCGCCACAACAAAAACGTCGATCATCGACCAGCGGCCGATGTATTCGACTA
The nucleotide sequence above comes from Roseovarius mucosus. Encoded proteins:
- a CDS encoding MlaD family protein, giving the protein MTQDSTPPPEPTVLPAGRSLIDRISVIWLVPLAALLVVLVVAWQAYSERGPLIEIAFENASGVRAGATELRYRDVTVGMVEDVSFAPGLDLVLVKVRVDQEVAPYIDRDAQFWVVRPQVTARGVTGLGTVLSGVYIEGLWDNSPGAAVTQIAGLPDAPLERVGQDGLRLMLRAQGRASLVEGAPVIYRGIEVGRIGRPRITADGSSAEAEALIFAPHDRLINSATRFWDTSGFSFSLGPGGAQLDFSSVAALVSGGVTFETMISGGTSARAGDNYTVYSEESAARASLFRGDDNEILTLAAVFEDNIAGLSVDAPVEWNGLRIGQVSALNGVVDEARFGDDRVRLLVSLAIRPGRLGLEGGAGRDSALAYLRESVATGLRARLASASILTGGLKVELVEVPDAPPAEIETADGGDLLFPTTESEIADVSATATGVFERINALPIEEVMAEAITLLQNANALVSSADTRAVPGNVNALLDETRGVIGAPEVQALPGRLDAVLTEMETLVAQIAQEAIAAKLSTALSDASAASQGVSDAVSGVPDLVARLDAVAKKAESVEIDAMVAQLTALITSADTLLAQEGTQALPATLNATLDEMRSVLAQLREGGVVENATAALGSARDAADTFAQAGRDLPGLIAEAEAVLAQARGTLAGYAADNGVGRDARAAMREVERAARAVSSLARAIERNPNSLLLGR